In the Purpureocillium takamizusanense chromosome 5, complete sequence genome, one interval contains:
- the TRF2 gene encoding Transcription elongation factor SPT4 (COG:K~EggNog:ENOG503NU1B) translates to MATEIEQPMALGRGGSIPSAGTTPTSATATTPNAHMKQSPTQSISSASGQSSASKRPPRKSTLTQQQKNQKRQRATQDQLGVLEVEFNKNPTPTANVRERIAEQINMTERSVQIWFQNRRAKIKLLAKKSLETGEDIDSIPESMRAYLAMQAMESGKGLGGSYLGRTGLLPFGHGGMLLGDQGAQGKVLIHHLTCRSLSIGKWTRVGQNTMDLIIFYSPDKCTMTYYINSDQAGYKIEYPFSYIKNIWLENNEGDQNKLGGIVIELNRPPHFFMDSSCQTNGFLQVGDFTEDLQASQCMIHHLGGNPKVLTNQLAKLVSLESFMNRHNPLSYGDPHAISVSAPVSPTARPSSQPSFPQAHGGMPQDHWGLGQMHSGMRMPQGHKRQRSRSVPGPIDFAMFQSQPMPSFYIQPPGEMGPPQHNPNIYAPVPQQPSGMGSNLRIDTQAGFGLDMRQYPMSATTASPSEFPPSPGYFQPEPNMPTSSFGTPYGGAFLSPMVNADNGGAAAVSPLPFGGPSEPSIVEQSPPMSMMGRPGSAELYTGHEGSCAVSEDGHSLNEMYSKHTINLPMHTPSPGTFVQPSQHGELDMDQLVQFDAVDHASLSPETVPPTT, encoded by the exons ATGGCAACCGAGATCGAGCAGCCCATGGCCCTTGGCCGGGGGGGATCGATTCCCAGCGCCggcacgacgccgacctctgccacggccacgacccCCAACGCGCACATGAAGCAGTCCCCAACCCAATCCATCTCGAGCGCCAGCGGCCAGTCATCCGCCTCGAAGCGCCCTCCGCGAAAGAGCACCTTGACTCAGCAGCAAAAGAACCAAAAGCGGCAGAGGGCCACGCAAGATCAGCTAGGCGTTCTCGAGGTTGAGTTCAACAAGAATCCGACGCCGACCGCTAATGTCCGGGAGAGGATCGCGGAGCAGATCAATATGACTGAGAGATCCGTTCAGATCTGGTTCCAGAACAG GCGCGCCAAGATCAAGCTGCTGGCGAAGAAGAGCCTGGAGACGGGTGAAGACATCGATTCTATTCCCGAATCGATGCGAGCATATCTGGCGATGCAGGCCATGGAGTCTGGCAAAGGTCTTGGCGGAAGCTACCTCGGCCGCACCGGACTGCTACCCTTTGGCCACGGTGGCATGCTTCTCGGCGATCAGGGCGCGCAAGGCAAAGTTT TGATCCATCATCTGACCTGCCGGTCGCTCAGCATCGGAAAGTGGACTCGTGTCGGTCAAAACACCATGGACCTCATCATCTTCTACTCGCCCGACAAGTGCACCATGACCTACTACATTAATAGCGACCAGGCCGGATACAAGATTGAGTACCCCTTCTCGTACATTAAGAACATCTGGCTCGAGAACAACGAGGGCGACCAGAACAAGcttggcggcatcgtcatcgagcTCAATCGCCCTCCGCACTTCTTCATGGACTCGTCGTGTCAGACCAACGGTTTCCTCCAGGTCGGCGACTTCACTGAGGACCTGCAGGCTTCACAATGCATGATCCATCATCTTGGCGGCAACCCCAAGGTCCTGACGAACCAATTGGCCAAGCTCGTTTCCCTCGAGTCCTTCATGAACCGCCACAACCCACTCTCCTACGGCGATCCCCACGCAATCTCGGTGTCTGCCCCGGTTTCGCCCACcgcccggccgtcgtcgcagcccAGCTTCCCACAGGCCCACGGAGGCATGCCGCAGGATCACTGGGGCCTTGGCCAGATGCATTCGGGCATGCGCATGCCCCAGGGGCACAAGCGACAGCGCAGCCGTTCCGTGCCTGGACCGATTGACTTTGCCATGTTCCAGAGCCAACCGATGCCGTCCTTTTATATTCAGCCCCCTGGCGAGATGGGGCCCCCTCAACATAACCCCAACATCTACGCGCCtgtcccgcagcagcccagcggcATGGGAAGCAACCTCCGTATCGACACGCAGGCCGGCTTCGGGCTCGACATGCGGCAGTACCCGATGTCTGCCACAACGGCTTCGCCTTCGGAGTTTCCCCCGAGCCCCGGATACTTTCAGCCGGAGCCGAACATGCCTACTTCCAGCTTCGGCACGCCCTACGGCGGCGCATTCCTGTCGCCGATGGTGAACGCGGACAATGGtggagccgctgccgtgTCGCCACTTCCCTTCGGCGGTCCGTCTGAGCCGTCCATTGTTGAACAGTCCCCGCCAATGTCGATGATGGGCCGCCCCGGCTCTGCCGAGTTGTACACGGGTCACGAAGGCTCATGCGCCGTCTCGGAAGACGGTCACAGCCTCAACGAGATGTACTCAAAACACACCATCAATTTGCCGATGCACACGCCGTCCCCGGGCACCTTTGTCCAGCCATCGCAGCACGGCGAACTGGACATGGACCAATTGGTGCAgttcgatgccgtcgaccaCGCGAGCCTGTCGCCAGAGACGGTGCCCCCGACCACATGA
- the DNF3_1 gene encoding drs2 neo1 protein (COG:P~TransMembrane:10 (i224-245o251-269i496-518o545-568i1234-1252o1267-1287i1317-1339o1351-1372i1379-1404o1424-1444i)~EggNog:ENOG503NWJZ) — protein MAPGRDEAAGHDARNAIADPNARDDLAALNERYPYVRPTPPRRASSSSSATTGLASARARSLAGEHGGARRGYDVHELQTIPSTAPMADPPKKQRGTAAPSCEEVAEGTEKRPGEDVQLVTSHGTNKASRLFFWRRGGNKRRLRRVSRTERATEQLALLYQRFIVQGLLRRKPLPPTADGRHVPLCPSGVGPEGLVDERSGKPYISNFIRSSRYTLYDFIPKQLIFQFSKIGNFYFLIMAILQMIPGLSTVGRWTTAVPLGLFVAFSMGKEGYDDYRRYKLDKVENRSPASVLACGVRSSGGLKPSGISRKRPGDIEEAALRDLEGGGGGSRPGTGAASWVTVQWQDVRVGDVLRLRRDQAAPADMVLLHATGPNGVAYIETMALDGETNLKSKQTCPLLVERCSTVQGIMSAQATIVSEDPNLDLYSYEGRVAVDDGETLPLSLNNVIFRGSTLRNTSEATGLVVNSGEECKIRMNANKHVRAKKPAMQTIINKMVLFQILVVLGLAGGLTAGYYLWEPSVHATASAFLPSSPVYNGHVTFKEIFVGFILMFNTLIPVSLYISMEIIKIGQFLLMRDVDMYDPVTDTPMVANTTTILENLGQVSYVFSDKTGTMTQNLMRFRKLSVAGVACLHDMDLQRDAAAAKHAKGKGRDVAISSAPMKALPEEDDEDDDMSIKAKPYPARQGSLSSMPHWKSSVRPDDEPEMKTEQLLDYIQRRPNTTFSRKAKHFLLCIALCHTCLPEYKDGGELAFQAASPDELALVEAARDLGFLLIDRPAQSIKLQTRDADGSLHVETYQVLDVVEFSSKRKRMSIVIRMPDGRICVFCKGADNVIMSRLKLSHLAEQKAKDISRRASLRKTFEQDKALRRMSEQGGSAKGTPRTSFAMRRADSSDVREGGGLRLSLGRRSTDLARLAQSDGVASWLNRRRTEELPSPRASTDLPTRSFDHGSWVDESLASNEAAVFERCFQHVDDFASEGLRTLLYAYRYVDEDSYASWKEQYHRAQTSLVDRQMLIEEAGEQIEQRFELAGATAIEDKLQEGVPETIDKLRRANIKIWMITGDKRETAINIGHSARLCKPYSELYILDVAEGNLQESMTTILNEVGRGMVPHSVLVVDGQTLAAIDADNDSLLLFNDLVVRVDSVICCRASPSQKADLIKSIRRHVPDCMTLAIGDGANDIGMIQASHVGIGISGREGLQASRIADYSIAQFRFLQKLLLVHGRWNYLRTGKYVLATFWKEIVFFLVQAHFQRYTGYTGTSLFESWSLTVFNSAFTSLPVILLGIFDRDLAPETLLAVPELYTFGQRNEGFNFAQYFGWMIMGTAESLVIFFTMYGVYARALFTNDTGLFAMGVICFTVAVIFINIKLLVLEVHSKTAVIFGGLIISVGGWFLWNMILSAVYKRQVGPYIVRDSFLRNFGRELQWWTTMLLGLTVLVALELVVQGVRRVYWPTDQDLMQRIEKDKGLRCVMRMHAGGGGADDEGVCDDDDADDDDRSDVSDEEEEYGARGGIEMREGIGSGKGGRVVHRHAGDDDDEGRTRGSYEQQKQQQQQTAPPQRQHVRVSVDEYRPPKWSHPAEERENPFDSSTMPGRAL, from the exons ATGGCGCCCGGCCGTGACGAAGCCGCGGGACACGACGCCcgcaacgccatcgccgacccCAATGCCCGCGACGACCTGGCCGCACTGAACGAGCGATACCCCTACGtccgcccgacgccgccccgacgggcgagctcgtcgtcgtccgctaCCACGGGACTCGCCTCGGCCCGCGCGAggtcgctggctggcgagcacggcggcgcgagaaGGGGATATGACGTCCACGAGTTGCAGACGATACCCTCGACGGCCCCAATGGCCGACCCCCCGAAAAAGCAGCGAGGCACTGCTGCTCCCTCATGCGAAGAAGTTGCTGAAGGAACGGAAAAGCGCCCTGGCGAAGACGTGCAGCTGGTAACGTCGCATGGGACCAACAAGGCGTCGCGACTGTTCTTTTGGCGACGTGGCGGGAACAAGAGGCGGTTAAGGAGGGTCTCTCGAACAGAGCGCGCAACGGAGCAGCTGGCCCTTCTCTACCAGCGGTTCATCGTCCAAGGCCTCTTGCGCCGCAagccgctcccgcccacggcagacggccgccatgTTCCTCTCTGCCCCTCAGGCGTCGGCCCAGAGGGtcttgtcgacgagcgcaGCGGCAAGCCCTACATCAGCAACTTCATCCGGTCGAGCAGATACACCCTCTACGACTTCATCCCCAAGCAGCTCATTTTCCAATTTAGCAAAATTGGCAACTTTTACTtcctcatcatggccatcCTGCAGATGATTCCCGGCCTGAGCACCGTCGGACGCTGGACCACCGCCGTGCCCCTGGGTCTCTTTGTGGCCTTTAGCATGGGCAAAGAAGGATACGACGACTACAGGCGGTacaagctcgacaaggtcgAGAACCGAAGCCCGGCATCTGTGCTGGCGTGCGGTGTCCGGAGCAGCGGCGGTTTGAAGCCGTCCGGTATTTCGCGAAAGAGGCCAGGCGATATCGAGGAGGCCGCCTTGCGAGATCtagagggcggcggcggcggcagcaggcctggcacgggcgccgccagctgggTGACCGTTCAATGGCAAGAcgtgcgcgtcggcgacgtgtTGCGGCTGCGACGAGACCAGGCTGCCCCCGCCGACATGGTCCTGCTGCATGCCACGGGGCCCAATGGCGTGGCGTACATCGAGACCAtggccctcgacggcgagaccAACCTCAAGAGCAAGCAGACGTGCCCTCTGCTGGTTGAGCGGTGCAGCACCGTCCAAGGCATCATGTCTGCGCAGGCCACCATTGTCTCCGAGGACCCCAACCTCGATCTGTACAGCTACGAGGGAAGAGTGGCGGTCGATGACGGTGAGACGCTTCCTCTCTCCCTTAACAATGTCATCTTCCGCGGCTCGACCCTCCGCAACACGTCGGAAGCCACTGGCCTCGTGGTCAACTCGGGCGAGGAGTGCAAGATTCGCATGAACGCGAACAAACACGTCCGCGCCAAGAAGCCCGCCATGCAGACCATCATTAACAAGATGGTTCTGTTCCAGattctcgtcgtcctgggactggcgggcgggctgacGGCCGGCTACTACCTTTGGGAGCCCAGCGTACACGCCACTGCTTCGGCCTTCCTCCCCAGCTCCCCCGTCTATAACGGCCACGTTACGTTCAAGGAAATCTTCGTCGGCTTCATTCTCATGTTCAACACGTTGATTCCCGTCTCGCTGTACATCAGCATGGAGATTATCAAGATCGGGCAGTTTCTGCTCAtgcgcgacgtcgacatgtACGATCCGGTAACGGACACGCCCATGGTGGCCAACACGACAACCATCTTGGAGAACCTGGGGCAGGTGAGCTACGTGTTCTCGGACAAGACGGGGACCATGACGCAGAACTTGATGCGCTTCCGCAAGctcagcgtcgccggcgtggcctgcctgcacgACATGGACCTCCAgagggacgcggcggcggccaagcacGCCAAGGGCAAAGGCAGGGATGTGGCCAtttcgtcggcgccgatgaagGCGCTGccggaagaagacgacgaagacgatgacatGAGCATCAAGGCAAAGCCGTACCCGGCTCGGCAGGGCTCGTTGAGCTCCATGCCACACTGGAAATCTTCCGTCCgtcccgacgacgagccggagATGAAGACGGAGCAGCTGCTTGACTACATCCAACGCAGGCCAAACACGACATTTTCACGCAAGGCCAAGCATTTCTTGCTGTGCATTGCTCTCTGCCacacctgcctgcctgaaTACAAGGACGGCGGGGAGCTGGCCTTCCAAGCTGCCTCCCCCGACGAGCTCGCACTGGTCGAGGCGGCACGCGATCTGGGATTTTTGCTCATTGACCGCCCTGCCCAGTCCATAAAGCTGCAGACGCGGGATGCGGATGGGTCTCTGCATGTCGAGACGTACCAGGTTCTGGACGTGGTCGAGTTCAGTAGCAAGCGGAAGCGCATGTCCATCGTCATCAGGATGCCGGACGGGCGCATCTGCGTCTTCTGCAAGGGCGCCGATAACGTCATTATGTCTCGCCTCAAGCTGAGCCACCTGGCGGAGCAAAAGGCCAAGGACATTAGCCGCAGGGCCAGCTTGCGGAAGACGTTTGAACAGGACaaggcgctgcggcggatgagcgagcagggcggcagcgccaagGGGACACCCAGGACGAGCTTCGCCATGAGGCGCGCCGATTCGAGCGACGtgagggagggcggcggcttgaGGCTGAGCCTCGGTAGACGATCAACGGACCTTGCCCGGCTTGCGCAGTCGGACGGGGTCGCGTCGTGGCTCAACAGGCGCCGAACGGAAGAGCTGCCGTCCCCGCGCGCATCGACCGACTTGCCCACGCGCTCGTTTGACCACGGCTCTTGGGTCGACGAGTCCCTGGCCAGCAACGAGGCTGCCGTCTTCGAGCGATGCTTccagcacgtcgacgacttTGCGTCCGAGGGCCTGCGGACGTTGCTCTACGCGTACCGgtacgtcgacgaggactcGTACGCCAGCTGGAAGGAACAGTACCACCGGGCGCAGACGAGCCTCGTGGACCGCCAGATGCTCATCGAAGAGGCCGGTGAGCAGATCGAGCAAAGGTTCGAGCTCGCCGGGGCGACGGCCATCGAGGACAAGCTGCAGGAGGGCGTGCCAGAGACGATTGACAAGCTGCGGCGCGCCAACATCAAGATTTGGATGATCACGGGCGACAAGCGCGAGACGGCCATCAACATCGGCCATTCGGCCCGGCTTTGCAAGCCCTACTCTGAGCTCTacatcctcgacgtcgccgagggcaaccTGCAGgagtcgatgacgacgatccTCAACGAGGTGGGCCGGGGCATGGTGCCGCACTCGGTGCTCGTCGTGGATGGGcagacgctcgccgccatcgacgcagATAACgactcgctgctgctcttcaaCGACCTCGTGGTGCGTGTGGACTCGGTCATCTGCTgccgggcgtcgccgtcgcaaaAGGCGGACCTGATCAAGTCGATCCGTCGCCACGTCCCAGACTGTATGACGCTGGCGATTGGCGACGGTGCCAATGACATTGGCATGATCCAGGCGTCGCACGTGGGCATCGGCATATCCGGGcgcgagggcctgcaggcgtcgcgcatcgccgactACTCCATCGCGCAGTTCCGGTTCCTgcagaagctgctgctcgtccacggccgctgGAACTACCTGCGCACGGGCAAGTACGTCCTGGCCACGTTCTGGAAGGAAATAGTGTTCTTCCTGGTGCAGGCGCACTTTCAGCGGTACACGGGGTACACGGGAACGTCGCTCTTCGAGTCGTGGAGCTTGACCGTCTTTAATAGTGCCTTTACGTCGCTCCCCGTCATCCTGCTTGGCATCTTCGACCGCGACCTGGCGCCTgagacgctgctggcggtgccggAGCTGTACACGTTTGGCCAGCGCAACGAGGGCTTCAACTTTGCGCAGTACTTTGGCTGGATGATTATGGGCACCGCGGAGAGcctcgtcatcttcttcaccaTGTACGGGGTGTACGCGCGGGCCCTGTTTACCAACGACACGGGGCTGTTTGCTATGGGCGTGATTTGCTTCACCGTGGCCGTCATCTTTATCAACATCAAGCTCTT AGTGCTAGAGGTGCACAGCAAGACGGCCGTCATATTCGGCGGGCTCATCATCTCCGTCGGGGGCTGGTTCCTCTGGAACATGATCCTGTCAGCCGTGTACAAGCGCCAGGTGGGACCGTACATTGTGCGGGACTCGTTCCTGCGCAACTTTGGGCGTGAGCTGCAgtggtggacgacgatgttgcTGGGCCTGAcggtgctggtggcgctggagctggtggTGCAGGGCGTGCGGCGGGTGTACTGGCCCACGGACCAGGACCTGATGCAGCGCATCGAGAAGGATAAGGGTCTGCGGTGCGTGATGCGGATgcatgctggcggcggcggtgctgacgacgagggcgtctgtgatgatgacgatgctgatgatgatgaccgGAGCGATGTTAgcgatgaggaggaagagtACGGCGCGCGTGGGGGCATTGAGATGCGCGAGGGCATCGGCAGCGGGAAAGGCGGCCGCGTGGTGCACCGTCacgccggtgacgacgacgacgagggccggACGCGTGGGAGCTACGAGCaacagaagcagcagcagcagcagacggcgcCACCACAGAGACAGCACGTTAGGGTCAGCGTGGACGAGTACCGGCCGCCGAAGTGGTCGCACccggcggaggagcgggagAATCCGTTTGACAGCAGCACGatgccggggcgggcgctgtga